From the genome of Arthrobacter alpinus, one region includes:
- a CDS encoding branched-chain amino acid ABC transporter substrate-binding protein: protein MKLRIPKVVTIAAVAATILATTGCGGILGGNDTKTSDSGPIKIAAVIPLSGSSAPTGVYMKNGMQMAVDEINAKGGVLGRQLQFDAEDEACDPTQAAAAANKAVSNGAVISVGGYCSGATLPTLPIFSKANIPMIIPAANSQELVNQKLPNVFLINGTGTQQAAAAVKFMIKDGVKSVALVDDNTSYSKDIAAQTKKDLEADGGVKVALATSVTAGESDYSSVVHDIMGANPDMLYWTGYYQEGGLIINQLKAAGYKGKIMVADGSVDASLIEISGGTNADGVFATMTQTPDTIKGAETWIADYTKKFGSAPGPYSTQSYDAVRVAAEAITKAGSTDGTKVIAALEGIDGFQLFSGPLKFTPEHTLTNGGFQILVVKGGKFVLQDTLS from the coding sequence ATGAAACTTCGAATTCCCAAAGTAGTGACCATCGCCGCGGTTGCGGCAACCATTCTGGCCACCACGGGGTGCGGCGGTATTCTGGGCGGCAACGACACCAAGACCTCCGATTCCGGCCCCATCAAGATCGCGGCCGTCATCCCGCTCTCCGGCTCCAGTGCCCCCACCGGCGTGTACATGAAGAACGGCATGCAGATGGCAGTTGATGAGATCAACGCCAAGGGCGGCGTGCTTGGCCGCCAGCTCCAGTTCGACGCCGAAGATGAGGCCTGTGATCCCACCCAGGCCGCGGCAGCCGCCAACAAGGCCGTGTCCAACGGTGCCGTGATCTCCGTGGGCGGCTACTGCTCCGGTGCCACCTTGCCGACCCTGCCCATCTTCTCGAAGGCCAACATTCCCATGATCATCCCGGCAGCTAACTCGCAGGAGCTGGTGAACCAGAAACTGCCCAACGTGTTCCTGATCAACGGCACCGGCACCCAGCAAGCCGCGGCGGCCGTAAAGTTCATGATCAAAGATGGCGTGAAGAGCGTGGCCCTTGTTGATGACAACACCAGCTATTCCAAGGACATCGCCGCCCAGACCAAGAAGGACCTGGAGGCCGACGGCGGAGTGAAGGTTGCGCTGGCCACCTCGGTTACGGCTGGGGAAAGCGACTACTCCTCGGTGGTCCACGACATCATGGGCGCCAACCCGGACATGCTGTACTGGACCGGCTATTACCAAGAAGGCGGGCTGATCATCAACCAGCTGAAGGCTGCCGGATACAAGGGCAAGATAATGGTGGCTGACGGCAGTGTTGACGCCTCCCTGATCGAGATTTCCGGAGGCACCAACGCTGACGGCGTGTTTGCCACCATGACCCAGACACCGGACACCATCAAGGGTGCCGAGACCTGGATCGCCGACTACACCAAGAAGTTCGGCAGCGCCCCCGGACCGTACTCAACCCAGTCCTACGACGCTGTTCGCGTGGCAGCCGAGGCCATCACCAAGGCAGGCAGCACCGACGGCACCAAGGTCATTGCGGCACTGGAGGGCATTGACGGTTTCCAGCTGTTCTCGGGCCCGTTGAAGTTCACGCCGGAACACACACTCACCAACGGCGGCTTCCAGATCCTGGTGGTCAAGGGCGGGAAGTTTGTGCTCCAAGACACCCTGAGCTGA
- a CDS encoding branched-chain amino acid ABC transporter permease — protein sequence MTQLIWNGLFVGSFYALIALGYSMVYGIIKLLNFAHGDIYMLGAFIGFATLSSFGVIPASMSITALLIVLLLTMIITGGIGVGIERLAYRPLRNSPRLAVLITAVGASFTLEYGVSAIAGPNPKVFPVRLQGETFDVLGARISAPQIVLMAIAILLMLGLNSYIQRTSMGRAMRAIALDSKGSLLMGINVNKVITWTFFIGSALAGAAGVMAGAYYGKIDFLMGFIIGLKAFTAAVIGGIGNIKGAMLGGLLLGLLEAFGSQWLGGEWRDVFTFAVLIAFLTLKPTGLLGERVTERV from the coding sequence ATGACACAGCTAATCTGGAACGGCCTCTTTGTGGGTTCGTTTTACGCACTGATCGCCTTGGGCTATTCCATGGTTTATGGCATCATCAAACTCCTCAACTTCGCCCATGGTGACATTTACATGCTGGGCGCCTTCATCGGCTTCGCCACCCTAAGCTCCTTCGGGGTCATCCCGGCGTCCATGTCCATCACAGCACTGCTGATAGTGCTGCTGCTGACCATGATCATCACCGGCGGCATAGGCGTCGGCATTGAACGCCTGGCCTACCGGCCACTGCGCAACTCGCCGCGACTCGCGGTCCTGATCACCGCCGTCGGCGCCTCCTTCACCCTGGAATATGGTGTGAGCGCCATCGCCGGGCCCAACCCCAAGGTGTTCCCGGTACGCCTGCAAGGCGAGACCTTCGACGTCCTGGGCGCACGGATCTCGGCCCCCCAGATCGTGCTCATGGCCATAGCCATCCTGCTCATGCTGGGGCTGAACTCCTACATCCAGCGCACCTCCATGGGGCGGGCCATGCGCGCCATTGCCCTGGATTCCAAGGGATCGCTGCTGATGGGTATCAACGTCAACAAGGTCATCACCTGGACCTTCTTCATCGGCTCCGCGCTTGCCGGGGCGGCCGGTGTCATGGCGGGGGCCTACTACGGCAAGATCGACTTCCTTATGGGCTTCATCATTGGCCTGAAGGCCTTCACGGCCGCCGTCATTGGCGGCATCGGAAACATCAAGGGCGCCATGCTGGGCGGGTTGCTGCTGGGTCTGCTTGAAGCGTTTGGCTCACAGTGGCTCGGCGGGGAATGGCGGGATGTCTTCACCTTTGCCGTACTCATCGCGTTCCTGACGTTGAAACCAACAGGTCTGCTGGGCGAACGTGTAACGGAGCGTGTTTAG
- a CDS encoding branched-chain amino acid ABC transporter permease, producing MSENVDTSTAPRRIGKPASRFSALFESKQLGWAAFGIAVVFPFILASNYAMNIATTAVIFVLLASGLNIVVGYCGLLDLGYIAFMAVGAYTAGIVSKAWELPILFTIPAVLVMTILAGLIIGAPTLRLRSDYLAIVTLGFGEIIRLTANNLTITGGPSGIYGIPGIHLFGMNLSNPVPFYYFCVVFVSLLVLGSARLGKSRLGRAWRFVREDEDAAEAMGIHTYKVKLAAYIFGAIWGGLGGMLFAAHLSAISPQSFVFLQSALVLMAVVLGGMGNTRGVVVGAVVISLLPEFLRDMGNLRYVIFGVVLILVMVLRPQGFWPARAFEVEKSDDEEGPGGGTKGTRRDRRKTASANSATGENA from the coding sequence ATGAGCGAGAACGTAGATACTTCCACGGCCCCGCGCCGGATCGGCAAGCCGGCAAGCCGATTCTCGGCCCTGTTTGAAAGCAAGCAACTGGGCTGGGCCGCTTTCGGCATCGCCGTGGTCTTCCCGTTCATCCTGGCCAGCAACTACGCCATGAACATTGCCACCACCGCAGTGATCTTTGTGTTGCTGGCCTCCGGGTTGAACATTGTGGTGGGCTACTGCGGCCTCCTGGACCTGGGCTATATCGCCTTCATGGCGGTGGGGGCATATACCGCCGGCATCGTGTCCAAGGCGTGGGAGCTACCCATCCTCTTCACCATCCCGGCCGTGCTGGTCATGACCATCCTGGCCGGACTCATCATCGGCGCCCCCACACTGCGGCTGCGCAGTGACTATCTGGCCATCGTGACCCTCGGCTTTGGGGAGATCATCCGGCTGACGGCCAACAACCTGACCATCACCGGTGGTCCCTCCGGAATCTATGGCATTCCCGGCATACACCTGTTCGGCATGAACCTCTCCAACCCCGTGCCGTTCTACTACTTTTGCGTGGTGTTCGTCAGCCTGTTGGTCCTGGGCTCCGCGCGCCTGGGCAAATCCCGGCTGGGACGCGCGTGGCGTTTTGTCCGTGAGGACGAGGACGCCGCCGAGGCCATGGGCATCCACACCTACAAGGTGAAGCTGGCGGCCTACATCTTTGGTGCCATTTGGGGAGGACTTGGAGGCATGCTCTTTGCCGCACATCTCTCGGCGATCTCACCACAGAGTTTCGTGTTCTTGCAGTCCGCACTTGTGCTGATGGCCGTGGTTCTGGGCGGCATGGGCAACACCCGCGGCGTGGTGGTGGGAGCGGTTGTCATCTCGCTGCTGCCGGAGTTCCTGCGAGACATGGGCAACCTGCGGTACGTGATCTTTGGCGTCGTACTGATCCTGGTCATGGTGCTGCGGCCCCAAGGGTTCTGGCCTGCCCGTGCCTTTGAAGTGGAAAAGAGCGACGACGAAGAAGGGCCAGGCGGCGGCACCAAAGGCACCCGCCGGGACCGCCGGAAAACCGCGTCAGCAAACTCGGCGACAGGAGAAAACGCATGA
- a CDS encoding ABC transporter ATP-binding protein has protein sequence MSPLLEVKDLQIAFGGVKAVNGLSFTADAGEIVSVIGPNGAGKTSAFNCITGFYKPVSGTVKVDGQDITGKRPAVIAATGVTRTFQNLRLFPDLTVLDNVRGGMHLYGGQNFVDALFHTPRYRKSEAFYTEEAHRWLDFVGYKGGRGIPVRNLAYGQQRQVEMARAMARKAKLVLLDEPGAGLNHSEKRDLLELCRKIRDLGAAVVLIEHDMSVVMEVSERVVVMNFGKEIADGTPAQVKINPAVIEAYLGKDDDAEPPTRSATSVEDAEAAANAAANAQFEGGES, from the coding sequence ATGAGCCCGCTGCTGGAAGTCAAAGATCTACAGATCGCCTTTGGCGGGGTGAAAGCCGTCAACGGGCTCTCCTTCACCGCGGACGCAGGCGAGATCGTCTCGGTGATTGGACCCAACGGGGCGGGGAAGACCAGCGCCTTCAACTGCATCACCGGCTTCTACAAGCCCGTCAGCGGCACCGTCAAGGTCGACGGGCAGGACATCACGGGCAAGCGCCCTGCGGTCATCGCAGCAACGGGAGTCACCCGCACCTTCCAAAACCTGCGCCTGTTTCCGGATCTGACAGTGCTGGACAATGTGCGCGGTGGCATGCACCTCTACGGTGGCCAGAACTTTGTCGACGCATTATTCCACACCCCCCGCTACCGCAAGAGTGAGGCGTTCTACACCGAGGAGGCACACCGCTGGCTGGACTTTGTGGGCTACAAGGGCGGGCGGGGCATCCCCGTGAGAAACCTGGCTTACGGCCAGCAACGGCAGGTGGAGATGGCGCGGGCCATGGCGCGCAAGGCCAAACTTGTGCTGCTGGATGAGCCAGGTGCCGGGCTGAACCACTCGGAGAAACGTGATCTGCTGGAACTGTGCCGCAAGATCCGGGACCTGGGGGCCGCCGTCGTGCTGATTGAGCATGACATGAGCGTTGTCATGGAAGTCAGCGAACGGGTGGTGGTGATGAACTTTGGCAAGGAGATCGCCGACGGCACGCCGGCCCAGGTGAAGATCAACCCGGCCGTCATCGAGGCGTATCTGGGCAAGGACGACGACGCTGAGCCGCCAACGCGCAGCGCCACCTCCGTGGAGGATGCCGAAGCGGCGGCAAACGCCGCAGCCAATGCGCAGTTCGAGGGAGGCGAATCCTGA
- a CDS encoding ABC transporter ATP-binding protein: MLEFDNVEVYYGKIQALRGISVRVEEGEIVALLGNNGAGKTTTLSAASAIVKTHSGRISFAGTDITRAKPWDVVGDGLIHVPEGRRIFSTLSVLENLQLGGYLVKDKAAVAKRLKDVFELLPLLAQRRSQQGGTLSGGEQQMLAIGRALIAGPKMLMLDEPSMGLAPLIVAQVMQVIKEVNANGTTVLLVEQNARAALKITSRGYVIENGLTTMTGTGPELLADSRIVEAYLGA, translated from the coding sequence ATGCTCGAATTTGACAACGTGGAGGTGTATTACGGCAAGATCCAGGCGCTGCGCGGCATCAGCGTCCGTGTTGAAGAGGGCGAGATCGTGGCCTTGCTGGGCAACAACGGGGCGGGGAAAACCACCACGCTTTCGGCTGCGTCGGCCATCGTGAAGACACACTCCGGGCGAATCAGTTTTGCCGGTACCGACATCACCCGCGCCAAGCCGTGGGACGTGGTGGGCGACGGCCTGATCCACGTGCCGGAGGGGCGGCGGATCTTCTCCACCCTTTCGGTCCTGGAAAACCTGCAACTGGGCGGGTATTTGGTCAAGGACAAGGCGGCGGTGGCCAAGCGGCTCAAGGACGTCTTCGAGCTGTTGCCCTTGCTGGCGCAACGAAGGAGCCAGCAGGGCGGCACTCTCTCAGGCGGCGAGCAGCAGATGCTGGCCATTGGCCGGGCCCTGATTGCCGGGCCCAAGATGCTCATGCTCGACGAGCCGTCCATGGGGTTGGCACCGCTGATCGTGGCCCAGGTCATGCAAGTCATCAAGGAAGTCAACGCCAATGGCACCACCGTGTTGCTCGTGGAGCAGAATGCGCGGGCGGCGCTGAAGATCACCAGCCGCGGCTACGTCATCGAAAACGGTCTCACCACCATGACAGGCACCGGGCCCGAGCTCTTGGCGGATTCACGCATTGTTGAGGCGTATCTTGGCGCTTGA
- a CDS encoding proline racemase family protein, translating into MALDPGQMKGLRMKAAQWKISTVDYHTAGEPFRIVPALPFPIEGDTVLARRQNAMEGPADTLRQMLVNEPRGHADMYGGFIVPPNDSGAHLGVLFWHKDGFSTACGHGTIALGAWAVRSGMVPAPDDGDTDVVIDVPSGRVKARVHTEDGRITAVAFRNVPSFVAVRNVEVTTPDFGTLRIDVLWGGALYASLPARAAGLDITPSNLNRLIEAGRQIKAALAGHPAAQHPTETRLDGIYGTIFHEDVHAGGGLVHTGDLAQRNVTIFADGQVDRSPCGSGTAARVASLAASGQLADGQVLDHFSIIDSHFTATVAQASDAGVIVDVTSNAFPVGESTFTLADDDELGLGFVLR; encoded by the coding sequence TTGGCGCTTGACCCCGGGCAGATGAAGGGTCTGCGCATGAAGGCGGCGCAGTGGAAAATTTCAACCGTTGACTACCACACGGCGGGGGAGCCGTTCCGGATAGTGCCGGCACTGCCGTTTCCCATCGAGGGGGACACGGTGCTGGCCCGACGGCAGAACGCCATGGAGGGCCCCGCCGACACCCTGCGCCAGATGCTGGTCAACGAGCCGCGCGGACACGCAGACATGTACGGCGGCTTCATTGTCCCGCCCAACGATTCAGGGGCCCACTTGGGGGTGTTGTTTTGGCACAAGGACGGGTTTTCCACGGCGTGCGGCCACGGCACCATCGCCCTAGGTGCCTGGGCTGTGCGCAGCGGCATGGTACCGGCCCCCGACGACGGCGACACCGACGTGGTCATCGACGTCCCGTCGGGCCGGGTGAAGGCACGGGTGCACACCGAGGACGGACGCATCACCGCGGTGGCGTTCCGCAATGTGCCCTCATTCGTGGCGGTGCGGAACGTGGAAGTTACTACACCGGATTTCGGCACCCTGCGCATTGACGTGTTGTGGGGCGGGGCGCTGTACGCGTCACTGCCGGCGCGGGCGGCAGGGCTGGATATCACGCCGTCGAACCTCAACCGGCTCATTGAGGCTGGGCGGCAAATCAAGGCGGCGCTGGCCGGGCACCCTGCCGCGCAGCACCCCACGGAGACTCGTTTGGACGGCATTTACGGAACCATTTTTCATGAGGATGTTCACGCGGGCGGCGGGCTGGTGCACACCGGGGACCTGGCCCAGCGCAACGTCACGATCTTTGCCGACGGGCAAGTTGACCGCTCACCGTGCGGTTCCGGGACCGCCGCCCGAGTGGCTTCCCTAGCTGCCTCTGGACAGCTCGCGGATGGGCAGGTGCTGGATCACTTCTCCATCATTGACTCCCACTTCACGGCCACGGTGGCGCAGGCCAGTGACGCTGGGGTGATAGTCGATGTCACCTCCAACGCCTTTCCCGTGGGCGAAAGTACCTTCACTCTGGCGGACGACGACGAACTGGGCCTGGGATTCGTGCTGCGGTGA
- a CDS encoding alpha/beta fold hydrolase codes for MSDPSYTIPGLYVSDFRVSVPLDWFDESNATTISVFARELVDPARRHEKLPVMVFLQGGPGGKAPRPLGATGWIGQALKTHRVVLLDQRGTGRSTRVDARTMGQFPDAGAGADYLSHFRADSIVADAEHIRKTRFGGQRWSTLGQSYGGFLTLTYLSRAPEALTACYVTGGLASVRPDASEVYRRTFPRTAAKNRQFYARYPKDEVLVARLADHLGANDVRLPDGDRLTVRRLQTLGIDFGMKPGFERMHWLLDEAFSDDGEHLTDGFLAEVLARTCFAGNPLFAALQESIYSHGSNGPTAWAAQRELANHPEFADTARPLMFTGEMMFPWMFEEIRLLRPFAGAVNELASRETSTQLYDLDRLAANQVPLAAAVYYDDMYVDSGLQLDTAAAVGNVHAWVTNEFEHDGIGNDKVFAYLRNTLHELGGGIA; via the coding sequence ATGAGCGATCCGAGTTACACCATTCCTGGCCTGTATGTGAGCGATTTTCGTGTGAGCGTGCCATTGGACTGGTTTGATGAGAGCAACGCCACCACCATTTCGGTTTTCGCGCGCGAGCTTGTTGACCCGGCGCGGCGCCATGAGAAGCTCCCTGTCATGGTCTTCTTGCAGGGCGGCCCCGGAGGTAAGGCCCCGCGTCCCCTGGGCGCCACGGGCTGGATTGGCCAGGCGCTGAAGACCCACCGCGTGGTGCTCCTTGACCAGCGCGGCACGGGCCGCAGCACCCGGGTGGACGCCCGGACCATGGGGCAATTCCCCGACGCGGGAGCGGGTGCGGACTATCTCTCGCATTTCCGGGCCGACTCGATAGTGGCCGACGCCGAACACATCCGAAAGACCCGTTTTGGTGGCCAGCGCTGGTCAACTCTGGGGCAAAGCTATGGCGGCTTCCTGACCCTGACGTACCTTTCACGTGCCCCCGAAGCGCTCACTGCCTGCTATGTGACCGGCGGCCTGGCGAGCGTGCGGCCCGACGCCTCCGAGGTCTACAGGCGCACCTTCCCGCGCACGGCAGCGAAGAACCGCCAGTTTTACGCCCGCTACCCGAAGGATGAGGTCCTGGTTGCCCGCTTGGCCGACCACCTTGGTGCCAATGATGTCAGGCTGCCCGACGGCGACAGGCTCACGGTCCGCCGCCTGCAGACCCTGGGCATCGACTTTGGCATGAAGCCGGGGTTTGAGCGCATGCACTGGCTCCTTGACGAGGCCTTCAGCGACGACGGCGAACACCTCACCGATGGATTCCTGGCCGAGGTGCTGGCCCGCACCTGCTTTGCCGGCAACCCGCTTTTTGCGGCACTGCAGGAGAGTATCTACTCCCACGGTTCCAATGGCCCCACAGCTTGGGCGGCCCAGCGCGAGCTGGCGAACCACCCGGAATTTGCCGACACGGCCCGGCCTCTGATGTTCACCGGGGAGATGATGTTCCCTTGGATGTTTGAGGAGATCCGGCTGTTGCGTCCCTTTGCTGGTGCCGTCAATGAGTTGGCCAGCCGCGAGACGAGCACGCAGCTCTATGACCTGGACAGGCTTGCCGCCAACCAAGTGCCGCTTGCCGCAGCCGTCTATTATGACGACATGTATGTCGACTCCGGACTCCAGCTGGACACCGCTGCAGCGGTGGGGAACGTGCACGCCTGGGTCACGAACGAATTTGAACACGATGGCATTGGCAACGACAAGGTTTTCGCCTACCTGCGCAACACCCTTCACGAGCTGGGCGGGGGAATTGCGTAG
- a CDS encoding sensor histidine kinase, translating into MRSPWRNLSLAGTLKAGVSPMPAWVSFAIALIVTVSAVDDVRLFFVKYQDGNFPWWMLAGTVSYWALWMALAFRPHLAVIPLLALLVTMYPNTQPSGGLLLIFAALPIAAYRVSTRSLIAMVGGFLAWQLAWVLGVSDLTPAALWGYIPFTLLLVAPGLVVKLLRKRAIQAEVAQKAAEETAARAALEQRTELARELHDVVTHGLTMIAVQANLGKIAKDGPAKEQSLDEVGIMARNSLDDLRRLLRAMRTEDLPAVPRQSGVIAVPTSPATIDLALSVAETQKRLNSLGVLTLVKTSGDLGRTPNGLRSTVLRILQESATNIAKHTGHSSECHISLDVQEDQLELVVRNRMTPGKPRLPVSGTGLVGLRERATRLGGTLETGPVEGWWSVRAVLPFQGPQKLH; encoded by the coding sequence ATGCGTAGTCCGTGGCGGAACCTCTCGCTCGCCGGCACCCTCAAGGCCGGCGTCTCACCGATGCCGGCCTGGGTGTCCTTTGCCATTGCCTTGATCGTCACAGTGTCGGCCGTCGATGACGTACGGCTGTTCTTTGTGAAATATCAGGACGGGAACTTTCCCTGGTGGATGCTGGCAGGAACAGTAAGCTACTGGGCGCTGTGGATGGCTCTAGCCTTCAGGCCCCACCTTGCCGTCATTCCACTTTTGGCGTTGCTGGTAACCATGTATCCCAACACTCAACCCAGTGGTGGATTACTGCTAATTTTCGCGGCGTTGCCCATTGCCGCGTATCGCGTGTCCACCCGCTCTCTCATTGCCATGGTGGGAGGGTTTCTAGCTTGGCAGCTCGCCTGGGTACTTGGTGTTTCGGATCTGACCCCAGCAGCGCTGTGGGGTTACATTCCATTTACTTTGTTGCTTGTTGCTCCCGGACTCGTTGTGAAACTTCTGCGGAAAAGGGCGATCCAGGCCGAGGTGGCACAAAAGGCGGCCGAAGAAACTGCCGCACGGGCAGCCCTCGAGCAGCGCACGGAGCTTGCCAGGGAGCTTCATGACGTGGTCACCCACGGGCTGACGATGATTGCCGTCCAGGCAAATCTTGGCAAGATCGCTAAGGACGGACCGGCAAAGGAGCAGTCCCTGGACGAGGTTGGGATCATGGCCAGAAACTCCCTCGATGACCTGCGCCGCCTCCTGCGCGCCATGCGCACTGAAGACCTCCCCGCTGTGCCACGGCAGTCCGGGGTGATTGCTGTCCCTACGAGTCCGGCGACCATCGATTTAGCGCTCAGTGTTGCCGAAACCCAAAAGCGGCTCAACAGTCTGGGGGTCCTCACCCTGGTCAAGACGTCCGGGGACCTAGGCCGCACCCCCAACGGACTCCGGTCCACCGTGCTGCGGATCCTGCAGGAAAGCGCCACCAATATTGCCAAGCACACAGGACACAGCAGCGAATGCCACATTTCCCTGGACGTGCAAGAGGATCAGCTTGAACTGGTGGTGCGCAATCGTATGACGCCCGGCAAGCCGCGCCTGCCCGTTTCCGGTACCGGCTTGGTGGGGCTGCGCGAACGGGCCACCCGGTTGGGTGGGACCCTTGAAACTGGCCCGGTGGAGGGCTGGTGGAGCGTCCGAGCCGTACTGCCGTTCCAGGGGCCCCAAAAACTACACTAA
- a CDS encoding response regulator, whose amino-acid sequence MNVSAETAEALDAETIEVVIVDDEKFVRGALRTYLSQTSDVVVVGEGENGLDAIRLVRELHPQVILIDIQMPGMDGITAIGHLVEEFPEIRILVVTGHVEDGHLKSALMAGASGYVVKDAEPERIIAAVREVHAGECPIDPAVTHLLVADVRKSRPAKSEHPEIELSEREEGVLKLLCEGKSNSEIASALYLSESTVKYHLVRLGRKFSARDRLQLVISALRSGAVA is encoded by the coding sequence ATGAATGTGAGCGCGGAAACCGCAGAGGCACTCGACGCCGAGACCATTGAAGTGGTCATTGTCGATGACGAAAAATTTGTTCGGGGCGCCTTGCGGACATATCTATCCCAAACGTCAGACGTGGTGGTGGTGGGCGAAGGCGAGAACGGCCTCGATGCCATCCGCTTGGTGCGCGAGCTTCATCCGCAGGTCATCCTGATAGACATTCAAATGCCCGGCATGGATGGCATAACCGCCATCGGGCACCTCGTGGAGGAATTTCCGGAGATCCGGATCCTGGTGGTCACCGGCCACGTTGAGGATGGGCACCTGAAGTCCGCGCTGATGGCAGGCGCCAGCGGCTATGTGGTCAAGGACGCGGAGCCGGAAAGAATCATTGCAGCCGTCCGGGAAGTACATGCCGGGGAATGCCCCATCGACCCGGCCGTCACCCACCTGCTGGTCGCCGACGTCCGCAAGAGCCGCCCCGCCAAATCGGAGCACCCGGAGATTGAACTCTCGGAACGGGAGGAAGGTGTGCTGAAACTTCTTTGCGAAGGCAAGAGCAACAGCGAAATCGCCTCGGCCCTCTACCTTTCCGAATCCACCGTCAAGTACCACCTGGTCCGTTTGGGCCGGAAGTTCTCAGCCAGGGACCGCCTGCAGCTTGTCATTTCTGCGCTGCGTTCGGGCGCTGTCGCCTAA
- a CDS encoding dihydrodipicolinate synthase family protein produces MTSRTHPWQGIHVATALPFNDDGSVDHLGFGNHVAWLAANGCDGVCPNGSLGEYQTLTPEERAKVVETAVAASPEGFTVMPGVAAYGADESRRWAEQARDAGAASVLALPPNTFKADEETVVAHYREVAKAGLPVVAYNNPYDTKVDLSAALLARLHAEGLIVAVKEFTGDVRRAYEIAELAPELDLLVGSDDVLLELGIAGAVGWIAGYPNAIPQSTVRLYELVTSGKAEDITTALPIYRDLHSLLRWDSKTEFVQAIKLSMDIAGRKGGACRQPRSPLPADTAARITADTEAVLAKGYR; encoded by the coding sequence ATGACAAGCCGCACCCACCCTTGGCAGGGCATCCACGTTGCCACCGCCCTTCCGTTCAACGACGACGGTAGCGTCGACCATCTCGGTTTTGGCAACCATGTGGCGTGGCTGGCAGCCAATGGCTGCGACGGCGTGTGCCCCAACGGCTCCCTGGGGGAGTACCAGACCTTGACCCCGGAGGAACGGGCCAAGGTGGTGGAAACCGCAGTGGCCGCCTCTCCCGAAGGCTTCACCGTCATGCCCGGTGTTGCGGCCTATGGTGCCGACGAATCCCGCCGCTGGGCCGAACAAGCCCGTGACGCAGGCGCAGCTTCTGTCCTGGCACTGCCGCCGAACACCTTCAAGGCAGATGAGGAAACGGTGGTTGCACACTACCGTGAGGTGGCGAAGGCCGGCTTGCCCGTAGTCGCCTACAACAACCCGTACGACACCAAGGTGGACTTGTCTGCGGCCCTGCTGGCACGCCTGCACGCCGAGGGCCTGATTGTGGCCGTAAAGGAATTCACCGGTGACGTGCGCCGCGCCTACGAGATTGCCGAGCTGGCCCCCGAATTGGACCTGCTGGTTGGCTCCGACGACGTCCTGCTGGAACTCGGCATCGCAGGCGCCGTGGGTTGGATTGCCGGCTATCCCAATGCGATCCCGCAAAGCACGGTGAGACTGTACGAGCTGGTCACCAGCGGCAAGGCAGAAGACATCACCACAGCACTTCCCATCTACCGTGATCTGCACTCCCTGCTGCGTTGGGATTCCAAGACCGAGTTTGTCCAGGCGATCAAGCTCTCAATGGACATTGCCGGGCGCAAGGGCGGCGCCTGCCGCCAGCCGCGCAGCCCGCTCCCTGCGGATACGGCAGCCCGCATCACCGCCGACACCGAGGCCGTGCTGGCCAAGGGCTACAGGTAA